One region of Ahniella affigens genomic DNA includes:
- a CDS encoding ECF-type sigma factor: MNELPNLGQTFDALTRQLESHAKTAPGIRELFAGLHQELRRIARQHRGSLLCQNTLNTTALVHEAYLKLSQASHLEVVDRAHFFALAAQSMRQIVIDRARRANTAKRGDVAVHVPMDDITLSDSDARASEQALAVHQALLQLEQHSPRLAETVTMRFFAGMTEAEIGDALDRDPATVRRDWAKARAWLFRALGDAPQDSA; encoded by the coding sequence ATGAATGAGCTTCCGAATCTCGGCCAGACTTTTGATGCGCTGACCCGTCAGCTGGAATCGCACGCCAAGACTGCGCCGGGAATCCGCGAGTTGTTCGCGGGACTGCACCAGGAGCTTCGCCGCATTGCCCGGCAGCATCGTGGCAGCCTGCTCTGTCAGAACACGTTGAACACGACGGCGCTCGTGCATGAGGCCTATTTGAAGCTCAGCCAGGCCAGCCATCTGGAAGTCGTGGACCGGGCCCATTTCTTTGCACTGGCGGCGCAATCGATGCGCCAGATCGTCATTGATCGTGCGCGTCGGGCGAATACTGCCAAGCGCGGCGATGTGGCGGTCCATGTGCCAATGGACGACATCACGTTGTCTGATTCGGACGCGCGCGCCTCCGAGCAAGCGCTGGCAGTGCATCAGGCCCTGCTGCAACTGGAGCAGCACAGCCCACGTCTGGCCGAGACCGTGACGATGCGATTTTTTGCTGGGATGACGGAAGCGGAAATCGGCGACGCCTTAGATCGCGACCCGGCGACGGTGCGGCGCGACTGGGCTAAGGCCAGAGCGTGGCTCTTTCGCGCGCTTGGTGACGCGCCACAGGACTCGGCATGA
- a CDS encoding serine/threonine-protein kinase, with the protein MSDDSPKAQAFDAIEQELDRLLSLNPLERAEALVALRRSRPDLAQEVARWLNDIEASAGFLEPESRHAGQRIGAWALVRLLGRGGMGEVWLAERADGVYEKRAAIKFLRLDRLDTARRLIQERELLARLEHPHIARLLDAGEDARAGAYLITDWIDGENLDQWLKSAPRPLALRLQIFAQVASAVAHAHRHLIIHRDIKPANIMIDANQRPFLLDFGIARIAADSQNASETRDLVATPNYAAPEQLQGGAVGTRADVYGLGALLYRLLTEQDALPLHGLALAELVHVVCERLPMPPSKTAPERGISRDLDAICLKALEKAPEQRYQSVDALLDDLAAYRQGAPVSARRGGVGYRLSKMLSRHRLAVGGAALLLLAIIGGTTATWWQAQVAAREAERANAVKAFLMELFASIDPEQSKGGQVLAEDLVQEGETRLQQETDLDPELRYELLTMLARMRLDLRQFDARLRNQTEACALAVSNYGPASDAATICTIELADSLRQNQQIDAANTTLEPVLRTLEQAKNPDPMRLAFAFEVQFMIERDRDHPEQAEHAIQKSIALARVAESGIGQQTVHSLEQYAVLLNTFGRLDEAEPLLLEILAFDQAHPDVRARSEQINTRWNLLTYYWSRERYQAVLDAMAGLTKETEEDLGRNHVAYFRQRQLLANVYARLGNFAQAIQIRHDVDAIDGIDRWANGNFRQMLWADQTLDLSAIGRTADSQRLAARTLTLTDERDLPQGPAFVACYGALYAAALEQSPAQREQWSECLQARFAKLNQAQQAAYRRFLLQADAVSLRQQGQTDAAISRLREAVALAAASGNGGHALERLEANLGFALIDAKHYAEAVPLLSRVRGKLAERLGITHPSIMQIDAVLYSVPEVDRPGLSSRDLQAQATRFQQRYGRPADRLRLW; encoded by the coding sequence ATGAGTGACGATTCACCGAAAGCGCAGGCGTTCGACGCGATTGAACAGGAACTGGATCGGTTGCTGAGCCTGAACCCGTTGGAGCGCGCTGAAGCGCTGGTGGCGTTACGCCGAAGTCGCCCTGATCTGGCCCAGGAAGTCGCACGCTGGCTCAACGATATTGAGGCCTCGGCAGGCTTTCTCGAACCGGAGTCGAGGCATGCCGGGCAACGCATTGGTGCCTGGGCATTGGTTCGCCTGTTGGGCCGTGGCGGGATGGGTGAGGTCTGGTTAGCCGAGCGAGCTGATGGCGTTTACGAGAAACGTGCGGCGATCAAGTTCCTGAGGCTCGATCGATTGGATACGGCGCGACGCCTTATTCAAGAGCGTGAACTGCTCGCTCGATTGGAGCACCCGCATATCGCGCGCCTGCTCGATGCTGGCGAGGACGCGCGCGCAGGGGCGTATCTGATCACGGATTGGATCGATGGCGAGAACCTGGACCAATGGCTGAAGTCCGCCCCGCGCCCCCTCGCCTTGCGCCTTCAAATCTTTGCCCAGGTCGCGAGCGCCGTGGCGCATGCACATCGCCACTTGATCATCCACCGCGACATCAAGCCGGCCAACATCATGATCGATGCCAATCAGCGCCCGTTTCTGCTTGATTTCGGCATCGCGCGCATTGCGGCCGACAGCCAAAATGCCAGCGAGACACGCGACTTGGTCGCCACGCCAAACTATGCCGCGCCCGAACAACTCCAAGGTGGCGCGGTCGGAACCCGGGCCGATGTGTATGGCCTGGGTGCCTTGCTCTATCGCCTGCTAACGGAGCAGGACGCGCTGCCGTTGCACGGATTGGCATTGGCTGAGCTTGTGCACGTGGTGTGCGAACGTCTACCGATGCCGCCCAGCAAGACTGCGCCGGAGCGCGGCATCTCCCGTGACCTGGACGCCATTTGCCTGAAGGCTTTGGAAAAGGCACCAGAACAGCGTTATCAATCGGTCGATGCGCTTCTCGATGATCTGGCGGCGTATCGGCAGGGCGCACCAGTGTCTGCACGTCGAGGTGGCGTCGGGTATCGCCTGAGCAAGATGCTATCGCGCCACCGGCTTGCAGTCGGCGGCGCAGCGCTCCTGCTGCTTGCGATTATTGGCGGCACGACAGCAACGTGGTGGCAGGCCCAAGTTGCAGCGCGCGAGGCCGAGCGTGCCAATGCAGTCAAGGCGTTCCTGATGGAACTGTTCGCCAGTATTGATCCGGAACAGAGCAAGGGCGGCCAGGTGCTGGCTGAAGATCTCGTCCAGGAAGGCGAGACGCGTCTGCAACAAGAGACCGACCTGGACCCGGAACTGCGCTACGAGTTGCTCACGATGCTCGCGCGGATGCGGCTCGACCTTCGGCAGTTCGACGCGCGGCTCCGCAATCAAACCGAAGCCTGCGCGCTCGCGGTCAGCAACTACGGGCCCGCGAGCGACGCAGCCACAATCTGCACCATTGAACTCGCCGACAGCCTGCGCCAAAACCAGCAGATCGACGCCGCAAATACCACGCTGGAGCCCGTGTTGCGAACACTCGAACAGGCCAAAAATCCCGATCCGATGCGACTGGCATTTGCCTTTGAAGTGCAGTTCATGATCGAGCGGGACCGAGACCATCCTGAGCAGGCCGAGCACGCCATCCAAAAGAGCATTGCGCTCGCCAGGGTTGCTGAGTCGGGGATCGGTCAGCAAACGGTGCATTCGCTCGAACAATATGCCGTGCTGCTGAACACCTTTGGACGGCTCGATGAAGCTGAGCCCCTGTTGCTCGAAATTCTCGCATTCGACCAAGCTCACCCAGACGTGCGAGCCCGCAGCGAGCAGATCAACACGCGCTGGAATTTGCTGACCTACTATTGGTCACGCGAGCGCTACCAAGCGGTGCTTGATGCGATGGCCGGTCTGACCAAGGAAACCGAGGAAGATCTCGGCCGCAATCATGTGGCCTATTTCCGTCAACGCCAGCTGTTGGCGAACGTCTACGCGCGCCTTGGGAACTTTGCGCAAGCCATCCAGATTCGCCATGATGTCGATGCCATAGACGGGATCGACCGCTGGGCCAATGGTAACTTCCGACAGATGCTCTGGGCGGATCAGACACTGGATTTGAGCGCCATCGGCCGCACGGCGGACAGCCAACGACTTGCCGCCCGCACGCTGACGCTGACCGACGAGCGCGATCTGCCGCAGGGCCCAGCCTTCGTTGCTTGCTACGGCGCATTGTATGCAGCCGCACTGGAGCAAAGCCCGGCGCAGCGCGAGCAATGGTCTGAGTGTCTGCAGGCGCGCTTTGCCAAGTTGAATCAGGCGCAGCAGGCGGCGTATCGTCGTTTTCTGTTACAGGCCGATGCCGTATCGCTGCGTCAACAAGGACAAACCGACGCGGCGATTTCGCGCCTGCGCGAAGCCGTTGCATTGGCCGCAGCCAGCGGCAATGGTGGGCACGCACTCGAACGACTGGAGGCGAATCTGGGCTTCGCGCTGATCGACGCCAAGCATTACGCCGAAGCCGTCCCGCTGCTATCTCGGGTCCGCGGCAAGTTGGCTGAACGCCTGGGCATTACGCACCCGAGCATCATGCAGATTGATGCAGTCCTGTATTCCGTTCCGGAAGTCGATCGGCCCGGGCTTTCGTCGCGCGATCTGCAGGCGCAGGCGACACGCTTTCAGCAGCGCTACGGGCGTCCTGCTGATCGCCTCAGACTCTGGTAG
- a CDS encoding DUF7452 domain-containing protein: protein MKRLLLIPAAYLITFAAQATTLTWPGSAPCDTTLQACVNGAAVNDTILISSGAGEVTTPLLVNKPLIIKSAPTARARFRNTTIEIQSSFAGPGNLNVLENVQLIETPLLLRMGTNEPADEHTIELNQLDVLGPAGLPTAIGIAALQQSSVKTVRIRNLRFAGGFGVSTSGQPPSLALEISDSQFINTVNGVPIGLTLSHSSSVKLVRNRVESLRGAPGICVSMQAISGATVTADLDRNVIIGCEVGISQIAQDGALGLTSRIRNNTIRSKLFGIDITGATATATIDNNIFTRIGTNAVATFEMPTIFMAHNLYHQTAQPAIAETNPITGDPQFVSQYDLHLNASSPAINAALAASIPAGGDFDSVTSTLPTIGAYNYHFGGAEVHLATTENSASNITTIPDTISRPFSEVMVQSIVEGFPLPAWAPNHLGVYTTSSAPLRTVIFSQNQQSIAPPRRFFVLDSNRHQTLSHTADASNISNNLTYLNWAPLNGNLFAKPIVTQRAIPLGGVVNNHPIGVWYDVLNARWAIFNADQTAMPQGALFDVTLANDGAPYAFTAPAANSTSLDLIMDHPMLNNTPCAAVLVTPVYQGVYVPSAVHLRYRPTTHDGGRWTVLRGDGNLFQNNMDMNVYVDPTRSRACLSDGLFASGLE, encoded by the coding sequence ATGAAACGACTCCTGCTGATTCCCGCCGCCTATCTGATCACTTTTGCCGCACAGGCCACGACGCTGACCTGGCCGGGCAGCGCCCCGTGCGACACCACTTTGCAGGCGTGCGTCAACGGCGCTGCTGTCAACGACACCATCCTGATCAGTTCGGGTGCCGGCGAGGTCACGACGCCGCTGCTCGTCAACAAACCGTTGATCATCAAGAGCGCTCCCACTGCGCGGGCGCGCTTTCGCAACACCACCATCGAGATTCAGTCGAGCTTTGCGGGTCCTGGCAATCTGAATGTGCTGGAGAACGTCCAGCTGATCGAGACCCCCTTGCTGTTGCGAATGGGCACCAACGAGCCTGCTGACGAACACACCATTGAGCTCAATCAGCTGGATGTCTTGGGCCCAGCGGGTCTGCCGACCGCGATCGGAATCGCGGCGCTGCAACAGTCCTCAGTCAAGACTGTCCGAATCCGTAACCTCCGATTCGCCGGAGGGTTCGGTGTGTCCACGTCTGGCCAGCCTCCAAGCCTCGCTCTAGAGATTTCCGACAGCCAATTCATCAACACCGTTAATGGTGTGCCGATAGGCCTGACCTTGAGCCATTCGAGTTCAGTCAAGCTGGTACGCAATCGGGTCGAGTCTCTGCGTGGTGCTCCGGGTATTTGTGTGTCGATGCAGGCGATTTCGGGCGCGACGGTGACCGCGGATTTGGATCGAAATGTGATTATCGGGTGCGAGGTGGGCATCAGTCAGATTGCCCAGGATGGCGCGCTTGGGCTGACGTCCCGCATCCGTAACAACACGATTCGGTCGAAGCTCTTCGGTATCGACATCACTGGCGCAACAGCGACCGCCACAATTGACAACAACATCTTCACGCGTATTGGCACGAACGCGGTCGCAACGTTCGAAATGCCAACGATCTTTATGGCTCACAACCTATACCACCAGACCGCGCAGCCCGCGATCGCCGAGACGAATCCGATCACGGGTGATCCGCAGTTTGTGTCGCAATACGATTTGCACCTGAATGCCAGTTCACCCGCGATCAACGCTGCGCTGGCCGCGTCGATTCCGGCTGGTGGCGATTTCGATAGCGTGACGTCGACGTTGCCGACAATCGGTGCATACAACTATCACTTCGGTGGGGCAGAGGTCCACCTGGCCACGACCGAGAACTCGGCGTCGAACATTACGACGATTCCAGACACGATCTCGCGCCCGTTCAGTGAGGTCATGGTGCAGAGTATTGTCGAAGGCTTCCCGCTGCCGGCTTGGGCGCCGAATCATCTGGGCGTCTATACGACCAGCAGCGCGCCGTTGCGCACCGTGATCTTCAGTCAGAACCAGCAATCTATTGCGCCACCGCGGCGCTTCTTTGTTCTCGACAGCAACCGTCACCAGACGCTCAGTCATACGGCGGACGCGAGCAATATCAGCAATAACCTGACCTATCTGAACTGGGCGCCGCTAAACGGGAATCTCTTTGCGAAGCCCATTGTGACCCAGCGCGCGATTCCGTTGGGCGGCGTCGTCAACAACCACCCCATCGGCGTCTGGTACGACGTGCTGAATGCGCGTTGGGCGATCTTCAATGCCGACCAAACGGCCATGCCGCAGGGCGCGTTGTTCGATGTTACCTTGGCCAACGACGGGGCGCCCTATGCGTTCACGGCCCCGGCCGCAAACAGCACGAGTCTTGACTTGATCATGGATCACCCCATGCTCAACAACACACCGTGCGCGGCCGTGTTGGTGACGCCGGTCTATCAAGGCGTGTATGTGCCGTCTGCCGTCCATCTTCGGTACCGACCCACGACCCATGATGGCGGCCGCTGGACGGTGTTGCGCGGCGACGGCAACTTGTTTCAGAACAACATGGACATGAACGTTTATGTTGATCCGACCCGTTCGCGAGCGTGCTTGAGCGACGGTCTGTTTGCTTCCGGGCTGGAGTAG